One window of Magallana gigas chromosome 2, xbMagGiga1.1, whole genome shotgun sequence genomic DNA carries:
- the LOC117688575 gene encoding uncharacterized protein, whose protein sequence is MVDAPALRQSRTITSVGMEEFDEKVNRHVSKLGNIKRDIDSIFMDIAENPVMNLERAKMYKTSLTKFMKQYERASGEYAAYLQGQRHEAAKREETSRALIANVLQEKVSTLLKQLNSILPVPRAKSQMSGHSHISASSHLTSVILQHTAKVEEARAKLKYAKEEAELMRKEAEIKAAQCLLSVKKEFDAAKSSLSAIKMVLDYDSLGESYIPPCEENTGEDDLGEKEDNACAIEQPNPQDHDETTGQYTENPRELLNTRTVQHHNHFESTDRPSEPVNLNTSVCPDHIEYIPRSSMELPQPRTKHIEHTLPTPTEKTQTLLNPNAPEFVAVNQDRNVLSETNELAKLLAKKQLIPTRLSTFDDVPGHYFVWKSTFENVTDELGASTMEKLDLLIQNLGVKSKQQALNIRSANPRDPSRALGLIWERLDSRYGSPESIESSLKNRVAAFPTLKNTDRGELFELADIIMEIESIMQDEKYTKLFAYYDSSVGINPIVKKLPVNIQEKWTNEANKYKQKHSVVYPPFSVFATFVNNIAKIRNDPSFIYDTTNSAQQGDGLKRIRGTGFTKTQISSRKTDVTTESCPVHGTNHTLNACRQFRTRPLQERKDFIRENGLCFKCCGPRKHIQANCKVTVKCDICNSTKHPSALHQDSRMSPPVKAHEGENSTQAVNVMSKCTKICNTRGNTSKSCAKIILVRVYPQ, encoded by the coding sequence ATGGTGGATGCTCCGGCATTAAGACAATCTAGGACCATCACTTCAGTAGGGATGGAAGAATTCGATGAGAAAGTTAACAGACACGTTTCTAAATTGGGAAACATTAAGAGAGACATTGATTCCATTTTTATGGACATTGCTGAAAATCCTGTCATGAACCTCGAACGGGCCAAGATGTACAAAACCTCGCTCACCAAATTTATGAAACAATATGAAAGAGCTTCGGGAGAATATGCGGCTTACTTACAGGGTCAGCGGCATGAAGCTGCTAAGAGAGAGGAAACCTCGAGGGCACTTATTGCAAATGTACTGCAAGAAAAAGTTTCAACTTTATTGAAACAGTTGAACTCCATACTTCCAGTTCCTAGGGCGAAATCACAGATGTCCGGACACAGCCACATCTCCGCATCGTCACATCTCACATCTGTGATACTCCAACACACAGCGAAAGTTGAAGAAGCCCGCGCAAAGCTTAAATACGCTAAGGAAGAAGCAGAGTTGATGAGAAAAGAAGCAGAGATAAAGGCAGCCCAGTGCTTACTTTCGGTCAAGAAAGAATTTGATGCGGCAAAATCAAGTCTAAGTGCTATTAAGATGGTTCTTGATTATGACTCTCTTGGAGAAAGCTACATACCACCATGTGAAGAGAACACAGGTGAAGATGACCTGGGTGAGAAGGAAGACAATGCGTGCGCAATTGAGCAGCCCAATCCTCAGGATCATGATGAAACTACTGGTCAATATACAGAAAATCCAAGAGAACTTCTGAACACTAGAACAGTTCAACATCACAATCACTTTGAATCTACAGACAGACCAAGTGAACCGGTTAACCTTAACACCAGTGTATGCCCTGACCATATTGAATATATTCCGCGTTCATCGATGGAATTGCCGCAGCCACGCACTAAGCATATTGAACATACTCTACCTACGCCAACAGAGAAAACGCAAACACTGTTGAACCCAAACGCTCCAGAGTTTGTTGCTGTTAATCAAGATAGAAACGTTTTAAGTGAAACCAATGAACTGGCTAAGTTGTTAGCAAAAAAGCAGCTTATACCCACAAGACTTTCTACCTTTGATGATGTTCCAGGACACTACTTTGTCTGGAAGTCTACATTTGAAAATGTGACTGATGAACTTGGTGCTTCCACAATGGAAAAACTTGACCTCTTGATTCAGAATCTTGGAGTGAAATCGAAGCAGCAGGCCCTCAACATTCGTTCAGCAAACCCTCGTGATCCCTCTAGAGCATTGGGTCTGATATGGGAGCGGCTTGATTCGAGATATGGAAGCCCAGAGAGTATTGAATCTTCCCTGAAGAACAGAGTTGCAGCTTTTCCTACCTTAAAGAATACAGACAGGGGTGAACTGTTTGAACTGGCAGATATTATCATGGAGATAGAATCCATTATGCAAGACGAGAAGTACACGAAACTCTTCGCATATTATGATTCGTCAGTAGGCATAAACCCGATTGTCAAAAAGTTACCTGTAAACATTCAGGAAAAGTGGACGAATGAAGCAAACAAGTATAAACAGAAACACAGTGTAGTTTATCCACCATTTTCTGTCTTTGCTACGTTTGTGAACAATATTGCAAAGATCCGCAATGATCCCAGTTTCATTTATGACACTACCAATAGTGCACAGCAGGGTGATGGACTTAAGCGCATCAGAGGGACAGGTTTTACCAAAACACAGATATCATCTAGGAAAACAGATGTGACCACAGAGAGCTGTCCAGTCCATGGCACCAACCACACACTCAATGCGTGTCGGCAATTTCGCACAAGGCCGCTACAAGAAAGGAAGGATTTCATCAGAGAAAATGGCCTCTGTTTCAAGTGCTGCGGACCAAGGAAACATATACAAGCGAACTGTAAAGTGACTGTGAAATGTGACATTTGTAACTCTACAAAGCACCCATCAGCACTTCACCAGGACTCAAGGATGTCTCCACCTGTGAAAGCTCACGAGGGGGAGAACTCTACTCAAGCAGTGAATGTGATGAGCAAATGTACTAAAATTTGCAACACTCGTGGAAACACATCAAAATCATGTGCCAAAATAATACTAGTGAGAGTGTACCctcaatga